One genomic segment of Fusobacterium nucleatum includes these proteins:
- the ileS gene encoding isoleucine--tRNA ligase, which produces MSDKEYTGTLHLPKTDFQMKANLPNKEPKYIKKWTEEKIYEKGLEKNKNGETFILHDGPPYANGNTHIGHALNKILKDIILKYKTFRGFRSPYVPGWDTHGLPIELQVVKEVGLGKAREMSALEIRKLCEKYARKWVGIQKEQFIRLGVLGEWDNPYLTLDPRFEAKQLELFGEIYEKGYIFKGLKPVYWSPATETALAEAEIEYYDHTSPSIYVRMQANKDLLDKIEFNEDAYVLIWTTTPWTLPANVAICLNENFDYGLYKTEKGNLILAKDLAESTFKDIGIENAELIKEFKGKDLEYTTYKHPFLERTGLVILGDHVTADAGTGAVHTAPGHGQDDYVVGLAYKLPVISPIDHRGCLTEEAGDLFKGLVYSEANKAIIKHLTETGHILKMQEISHSYPHDWRSKTPVIFRATEQWFIRMEGGDLREKTLKAIDKINFIPSWGKNRIGSMMETRPDWCISRQRVWGVPIPIFYNDETNEEIFHKEILDRICDLVREHGSNIWVEKSPEELIGEELLVKYNLKGLKLRKETNIMDVWFDSGSSHRGVLEVWEGLHRPCDLYLEGSDQHRGWFHTSLLTSVASTGDSPYKSVLTHGFVNDGEGKKMSKSLGNTVSPEDVIKVYGADILRLWCGSVDYRDDVRISDNIVKQMSEAYRRIRNTARYILGNSYDFNPKTDKVAYKDMLEIDKWALNKLEVLKRSVTESYDKYEFYNLFQGIHYFAAIDMSAFYLDIIKDRLYTEKKDSVARRAAQTVMYEVLMTLTKMVAPILSFTAEEIWESLPAETREAESIFLADWYVNNDEHLKPELDEKWQQIIKLRKEVNKKLEKARQGENKIIGNSLDAKVSLYTEDNALKEFIKENLELLETVFIVSDLEVVDSADGNYTDAEEIEKLKIKIAHADGEKCERCWKYDKLGTDSEHPTLCPRCAAVLK; this is translated from the coding sequence ATGAGCGATAAAGAGTACACAGGTACGTTACATTTACCAAAAACAGACTTTCAAATGAAAGCAAATTTGCCTAATAAAGAGCCAAAGTACATAAAAAAATGGACTGAGGAAAAGATATATGAAAAAGGCTTAGAAAAAAATAAAAATGGGGAAACTTTTATATTGCATGATGGACCACCTTATGCAAATGGAAATACTCATATAGGACATGCTTTAAATAAAATATTAAAAGATATAATTTTAAAATATAAAACTTTTAGAGGGTTTAGATCACCTTATGTTCCTGGTTGGGATACTCATGGGCTACCAATAGAATTACAAGTAGTTAAAGAAGTTGGTCTTGGAAAAGCAAGAGAAATGTCTGCTTTAGAAATAAGAAAACTTTGTGAAAAATATGCTAGAAAATGGGTAGGAATACAAAAAGAACAATTTATAAGATTAGGAGTTTTAGGAGAATGGGATAATCCTTATCTAACTCTTGACCCTAGATTTGAAGCTAAACAATTAGAATTATTTGGAGAAATTTATGAAAAAGGTTATATATTTAAAGGTTTAAAACCTGTTTACTGGTCTCCTGCAACAGAAACTGCCTTAGCAGAAGCAGAAATAGAATACTATGACCATACATCTCCATCTATTTATGTAAGAATGCAAGCTAATAAAGATTTATTAGATAAAATAGAATTTAATGAAGATGCTTATGTATTGATATGGACAACTACTCCTTGGACATTACCAGCAAATGTGGCTATATGTTTGAATGAAAATTTTGACTATGGGCTATATAAGACAGAAAAAGGTAATTTAATACTTGCAAAAGATTTAGCAGAAAGCACATTTAAAGATATAGGAATAGAAAATGCTGAGCTTATAAAAGAATTTAAAGGAAAAGATTTAGAATATACAACATATAAACATCCTTTCTTAGAAAGAACAGGACTTGTAATTTTAGGTGATCATGTTACTGCTGATGCAGGTACAGGAGCAGTTCATACTGCACCAGGACATGGACAAGATGACTATGTTGTTGGACTTGCATATAAATTGCCTGTAATATCTCCAATAGATCATAGAGGTTGCCTAACAGAAGAAGCAGGAGATTTATTTAAAGGACTTGTTTATTCAGAAGCTAATAAGGCAATAATAAAACATTTAACTGAAACTGGTCATATATTAAAAATGCAAGAAATAAGTCACTCTTATCCGCATGATTGGAGATCTAAAACTCCTGTTATATTTAGAGCCACTGAACAATGGTTTATAAGAATGGAAGGTGGAGATTTAAGAGAAAAAACCTTAAAAGCTATTGATAAGATAAACTTTATACCTTCTTGGGGTAAAAATAGAATAGGTTCTATGATGGAAACAAGACCTGACTGGTGTATATCAAGACAAAGAGTTTGGGGAGTTCCTATACCAATATTTTATAATGATGAAACAAACGAAGAAATATTTCATAAAGAAATATTAGATAGAATTTGTGATTTAGTAAGAGAACACGGTTCTAATATTTGGGTTGAAAAAAGTCCAGAAGAATTAATAGGAGAAGAACTACTAGTTAAATATAATCTAAAAGGATTAAAATTAAGAAAAGAAACAAACATAATGGATGTTTGGTTCGATTCAGGAAGTAGCCATAGAGGAGTTTTAGAAGTTTGGGAAGGCTTACATAGACCTTGTGATTTATATCTTGAAGGGTCAGATCAACATAGAGGATGGTTTCATACTTCGCTTTTAACATCAGTTGCATCAACTGGGGACTCACCTTATAAGAGTGTATTAACTCATGGATTTGTTAATGATGGAGAAGGTAAAAAAATGTCTAAATCATTAGGAAATACAGTTTCTCCTGAAGATGTAATAAAAGTTTATGGAGCAGATATATTAAGACTTTGGTGTGGTTCTGTTGATTATAGAGATGATGTAAGAATATCTGATAATATAGTTAAACAAATGTCAGAAGCATATAGAAGAATAAGAAACACTGCAAGGTATATACTTGGAAATTCTTATGATTTTAATCCTAAAACTGATAAAGTGGCATATAAAGATATGTTAGAAATAGATAAATGGGCTTTAAATAAATTAGAAGTATTAAAGAGAAGTGTAACCGAAAGTTATGATAAATATGAATTTTACAATTTATTCCAAGGTATACATTACTTCGCAGCAATAGATATGTCAGCTTTCTATTTAGATATAATAAAAGATAGACTTTATACTGAAAAGAAAGATTCTGTTGCAAGAAGAGCAGCTCAAACAGTTATGTATGAAGTTTTAATGACTTTAACAAAAATGGTTGCACCTATACTTTCATTCACAGCAGAAGAAATATGGGAAAGTTTACCAGCTGAAACAAGAGAAGCTGAATCAATTTTCTTAGCAGATTGGTATGTAAATAATGATGAACATTTAAAACCAGAGCTTGATGAAAAATGGCAACAAATAATAAAATTGAGAAAAGAAGTAAATAAAAAGTTAGAAAAAGCTAGACAAGGTGAAAATAAAATAATAGGAAACTCTTTAGATGCAAAAGTTAGCCTGTATACAGAGGATAATGCTTTAAAAGAATTCATAAAAGAAAACTTAGAATTATTAGAAACAGTATTTATTGTTTCTGATTTAGAAGTAGTAGATTCTGCTGATGGAAACTATACAGATGCAGAAGAAATAGAAAAATTAAAAATAAAAATTGCTCATGCAGATGGTGAAAAGTGTGAAAGATGTTGGAAGTATGATAAGTTAGGAACTGACTCAGAACATCCTACACTTTGCCCAAGATGTGCAGCAGTATTGAAATAG
- a CDS encoding sensor histidine kinase, with the protein MFIKKDSLLLRIISYNGIAIVIVASIMASLFGIMIFNELNMRLLDKSRERTLLVNKAYLFFIDRSREQLYDASNDAVNLILIDSNDKLLQNRLASAVRNQLSTESYGLYGKSFIQIVSPNRIILGESGDRDIKYDLYKSNNVIPSKEFLEYGKAEYVSTKDALYVRIVQPYRLYKSTERNYIVLTFPLNNYSLSEIKEYAYLTKDDKVFILSKGGYLYGELSLDKVDDFFENFKFNKVGRELSDNKYYFSEKKIGDNYYYLGMLALKNNNSDDYVGDIGVAISKNDFVVIKYMLATIILVVGILAVVISTALCARIFAKLLSPLNALADKTEKIGVNNEKDERGIDFKEENIFEIRSISNSLKFMAERIEENEKLLKQNNNKLNTNLNRLIAVEKLLMEIDLVGSFQEGVNKVLRALTSEIGLGYSRAIYLEYSEEKDELSVKNYAINPHILANTEKYTEGINGFTFQINNIGEMMPLLNIKYEPGGIFWESMESGKIIYHNDKGFKYTYGNKLFKTLGLKNFMILPIADEEIKMGCVLVDYFGKDNLISEEEVEANNLLLMNLLIRIKNAMTEESKLMKERYLTMSKVSNKFIKNNKKLINHIETFIEKLTNNGYNNKDIDKIKRYLRDEKKKNIVIKDSLDSSKNNFEVFNFEKLVEKIVKNSQKILKKYGVNTSLFIDFSGNMYGDKKKIYQMFIQILRNSINAILTRNKLDKKINIVVVGDKNHRIILEIIDNGVGMTQEEVKAVMRPYSDTKGNSIMGTGLITIYKIVKEHNGLMTISSELDVGTKIRIIFNEYREETNQ; encoded by the coding sequence ATGTTTATAAAAAAAGATTCTCTACTATTAAGAATAATTTCATATAATGGAATTGCGATAGTGATTGTTGCTTCAATTATGGCAAGCCTTTTTGGAATCATGATTTTTAATGAATTGAATATGAGACTTTTGGATAAATCTCGTGAGAGAACTTTGCTTGTAAACAAGGCTTATTTGTTTTTTATTGATAGAAGTCGTGAACAGTTGTATGATGCTTCAAATGATGCAGTAAATCTAATTTTAATTGACAGTAATGATAAGTTGCTTCAAAATAGGCTGGCATCGGCAGTAAGAAATCAACTTAGTACAGAATCATATGGATTGTATGGAAAATCATTTATTCAAATAGTATCTCCTAATAGAATAATTTTAGGAGAAAGTGGAGATAGGGATATAAAATATGATTTATATAAAAGTAATAATGTTATTCCTTCAAAAGAATTCTTAGAATATGGTAAAGCTGAATATGTTAGTACAAAAGATGCACTCTATGTGAGAATAGTACAACCATATAGATTGTATAAATCAACTGAAAGAAATTATATTGTACTTACATTTCCTTTGAATAATTACAGTTTATCAGAGATAAAAGAATACGCTTATTTAACAAAAGATGATAAGGTATTTATTCTTTCAAAAGGTGGCTATCTATATGGAGAGTTAAGTTTAGATAAGGTTGATGATTTTTTTGAAAATTTTAAATTTAATAAAGTTGGAAGGGAATTATCAGATAATAAATATTATTTTTCAGAAAAGAAGATAGGCGATAATTACTATTACTTAGGGATGCTTGCTTTAAAAAATAATAATAGTGATGATTATGTTGGAGATATAGGAGTTGCTATATCAAAAAATGATTTTGTTGTAATAAAGTATATGCTAGCAACTATAATATTAGTTGTAGGAATATTAGCAGTTGTTATAAGTACAGCTCTATGTGCAAGAATTTTTGCTAAACTTCTTAGTCCTTTAAATGCACTTGCAGATAAAACAGAAAAGATAGGAGTAAATAATGAGAAAGATGAAAGAGGAATAGATTTTAAAGAAGAAAATATCTTTGAAATTCGTTCAATCTCAAATTCTTTGAAGTTCATGGCAGAAAGAATAGAAGAAAATGAAAAACTTTTGAAACAAAATAATAACAAATTAAATACAAACTTAAATAGGCTAATAGCAGTTGAAAAATTATTGATGGAAATTGATTTAGTTGGAAGTTTTCAAGAAGGTGTAAATAAGGTTTTAAGAGCTTTAACATCAGAAATTGGTTTAGGGTACAGTAGAGCTATATATTTAGAGTATAGTGAAGAAAAAGATGAACTTTCAGTAAAAAACTATGCTATAAATCCTCATATATTAGCAAATACAGAAAAATATACAGAGGGAATAAATGGTTTCACATTTCAAATTAATAATATAGGAGAGATGATGCCTCTTCTAAATATAAAATATGAACCAGGTGGAATATTTTGGGAAAGTATGGAATCAGGAAAAATAATTTATCACAATGACAAAGGCTTTAAATATACCTATGGAAATAAATTATTTAAAACTCTTGGTTTAAAAAACTTTATGATACTACCTATTGCTGATGAAGAGATAAAAATGGGTTGTGTATTAGTTGATTATTTTGGAAAAGATAATTTAATTTCAGAAGAAGAAGTTGAAGCAAACAACTTATTGCTGATGAACTTATTAATAAGAATTAAGAATGCTATGACAGAAGAAAGCAAACTTATGAAAGAAAGATATTTGACAATGTCTAAAGTTTCTAATAAGTTCATTAAGAATAATAAAAAATTAATTAACCATATTGAAACTTTTATTGAAAAATTAACAAATAATGGATATAATAATAAAGATATAGATAAAATAAAACGATATTTAAGGGATGAAAAAAAGAAGAATATTGTTATCAAGGACTCTTTAGATAGTAGTAAAAATAATTTTGAAGTGTTTAATTTTGAAAAGTTAGTGGAAAAAATAGTGAAAAACAGCCAGAAAATTTTGAAAAAATATGGGGTTAATACTTCACTATTTATAGATTTTTCTGGGAATATGTATGGTGATAAAAAGAAAATATATCAAATGTTCATACAGATTCTAAGAAACTCAATAAATGCTATTCTTACTAGAAATAAATTGGATAAAAAGATTAATATAGTTGTTGTAGGGGATAAAAATCATCGTATTATTTTAGAGATAATTGATAATGGTGTTGGAATGACACAGGAAGAAGTCAAGGCAGTTATGAGACCATATTCAGATACAAAAGGTAATAGTATAATGGGAACAGGACTTATAACTATATACAAAATAGTAAAAGAACACAATGGACTTATGACAATATCTTCTGAATTAGATGTCGGAACAAAAATAAGAATAATTTTTAATGAATATAGGGAGGAAACAAATCAATGA
- a CDS encoding Tex family protein — protein sequence MEKIYKIVAEELKIPVDKVENTIKLLDDGATIPFVARYRKEVTGNLDEVQIGDILQKVEYLRNLEERKEEVIRLIEEQGKLTEELRNSIIEAKILQEVEDIYFPYRKKKKTKADIAKERGLEPLAEKFYTVNNLEEIQNLAKDFITEEVLTVEDAIEGAMLIIAQNISEKAEYRERIRAIYLKYSIIESKASKKAAELDEKKVYNDYYEYTEKVEKMPSHRILALNRGEKEDILTVHLRLEDSDRERIESMILKEFPKNDLVETYKEIIKDSLDRLIVPSIEREVRNALTERAEIESIAVFKDNLKNLLLQAPLKEKNVLALDPGYRTGCKVAVIDKYGFYRENTVFFLVEAMHNPRQIQDARDKFLKLVKKYDINIVSIGNGTASRETETFVANIIKEEKLSVKYLIVNEAGASVYSASKIAAEEFPDLDVTVRGAISIGRRIQDPLAELVKIDPKSIGVGMYQHDVNQSKLDESLDNVISHVVNNVGANINTASWALLSHISGIKKTVAKNIVDYRKENGNFKNRKQILKVKGVGPKAYEQMAGFLVIPEGENILDNTVIHPESYGIAEAILGKIGFDLEKYNNELDVARERLKSFDYKKFAKENEFGLETVKDVYEALLKDRRDPRDDFEKPLLKSDILNIDNLEVGMELEGTVRNVVKFGAFIDIGLKNDALLHISEISDKYIDDPSKVLSVGQIIKVKIKDVDKDRGRVGLTRKGQN from the coding sequence ATGGAAAAGATTTATAAAATTGTAGCTGAAGAATTAAAAATACCAGTTGATAAAGTTGAAAATACAATAAAACTTTTAGATGATGGAGCTACTATACCTTTTGTTGCAAGATATAGAAAAGAAGTAACAGGAAATTTAGATGAAGTACAGATAGGAGATATTTTACAAAAGGTTGAATATTTAAGAAATTTAGAAGAAAGAAAAGAAGAAGTCATAAGATTGATTGAAGAACAAGGAAAATTAACAGAAGAATTAAGAAACAGCATAATAGAAGCAAAAATTTTACAAGAAGTTGAGGATATTTATTTCCCATACAGAAAGAAAAAGAAAACAAAGGCGGATATTGCTAAGGAAAGAGGTTTAGAACCATTAGCAGAAAAATTTTATACAGTTAATAACTTAGAAGAAATTCAAAATCTAGCAAAGGATTTTATAACAGAAGAAGTTCTAACAGTTGAAGATGCAATAGAAGGTGCTATGCTTATAATTGCACAAAATATTTCTGAAAAAGCTGAATACAGAGAAAGAATAAGAGCAATCTATTTAAAATATTCTATTATAGAATCAAAAGCTAGTAAAAAAGCAGCAGAATTAGATGAAAAGAAAGTTTATAATGACTATTATGAATATACTGAAAAAGTTGAAAAAATGCCGTCACATAGAATACTTGCATTGAACAGAGGAGAAAAAGAAGATATATTAACAGTTCATTTAAGACTTGAAGATTCTGATAGAGAAAGAATTGAAAGTATGATTCTAAAAGAATTTCCTAAAAATGATTTAGTTGAAACTTACAAAGAAATTATAAAAGATTCTTTAGACAGACTTATAGTTCCTTCTATTGAAAGAGAAGTTAGAAATGCACTAACAGAAAGAGCCGAAATTGAGTCAATAGCAGTATTTAAAGATAATTTAAAGAATTTACTTTTACAAGCACCTTTAAAAGAAAAAAATGTTTTGGCACTTGACCCAGGATATAGAACAGGTTGTAAGGTTGCAGTTATAGATAAATATGGTTTTTATAGAGAAAATACAGTGTTTTTCTTAGTTGAAGCTATGCACAATCCAAGACAAATTCAAGATGCTAGAGATAAATTTTTAAAATTAGTAAAAAAATATGATATAAATATTGTCAGTATAGGAAATGGAACTGCTTCAAGGGAAACAGAAACTTTTGTTGCCAATATAATAAAAGAAGAAAAGTTAAGTGTAAAATATTTGATAGTTAATGAAGCAGGAGCTTCTGTTTATTCAGCATCAAAGATTGCAGCAGAAGAATTTCCAGATTTAGATGTAACAGTAAGAGGGGCAATCTCAATAGGTAGAAGAATACAAGATCCTTTAGCAGAACTTGTAAAGATTGATCCTAAGTCTATTGGAGTTGGAATGTATCAACATGATGTAAATCAATCTAAATTAGATGAATCTTTGGATAATGTAATAAGTCATGTGGTAAACAATGTCGGAGCAAATATTAATACTGCTTCTTGGGCATTACTTTCTCATATTTCTGGAATCAAAAAGACTGTTGCTAAAAATATAGTTGATTACAGAAAAGAAAATGGTAATTTTAAAAATAGAAAGCAAATTTTAAAAGTTAAAGGTGTTGGACCAAAGGCTTATGAACAAATGGCAGGTTTCTTAGTTATACCAGAAGGGGAAAATATTTTGGATAACACAGTCATCCACCCTGAATCTTATGGAATAGCAGAGGCTATTTTAGGAAAAATAGGTTTTGACTTAGAAAAATACAACAATGAATTAGATGTAGCAAGAGAAAGATTGAAATCTTTTGATTACAAGAAGTTTGCAAAAGAAAATGAATTTGGTTTAGAAACAGTAAAAGATGTTTATGAAGCACTTTTAAAAGATAGAAGAGACCCAAGAGATGATTTTGAAAAACCTCTTTTAAAATCTGATATTTTAAATATTGATAATCTGGAAGTAGGAATGGAACTTGAAGGAACAGTAAGAAATGTTGTTAAATTTGGAGCATTTATAGATATTGGTTTAAAGAATGATGCACTTTTACATATTTCAGAAATATCAGATAAATATATAGATGATCCAAGTAAAGTTTTATCAGTTGGACAAATAATAAAAGTTAAAATAAAAGATGTGGATAAAGATAGAGGAAGAGTAGGGTTAACAAGAAAAGGACAAAATTAG